One stretch of Prunus persica cultivar Lovell chromosome G1, Prunus_persica_NCBIv2, whole genome shotgun sequence DNA includes these proteins:
- the LOC18789151 gene encoding short-chain dehydrogenase reductase ATA1, translated as MDPSIPMHDEEEAQRLPPKRLVNKVAVITGGARGIGAATAKLFADHGARVVIADILDDLGATLADSIGGRYIHCDVAKEADIESAIELALKWKGRLDIMFNNAGVPGPSGSITSLDMENVKHLLSVNVLGVIHGIKYAAAAMIKGRIGGSILCTSSSAAIMGGLGGHAYTLSKEAINGLVRSAACELGVHGIRVNCISPHGVPSEMLVSAYREHLGKMDMTAEDVSKIVGERGSLLRGRCATVEDVAEAALFVASEDAGFITAHNLVLDGGYTSACSTMSFIYQNGH; from the exons ATGGATCCATCAATTCCAATgcatgatgaagaagaagcccAGAGGCTGCCTCCAAAGAG GTTGGTGAACAAAGTGGCAGTCATAACTGGGGGTGCAAGAGGGATTGGAGCTGCCACAGCCAAGTTGTTTGCCGATCACGGTGCCCGCGTTGTCATTGCTGACATACTTGACGACTTGGGAGCCACACTAGCTGATTCTATCGGAGGCCGCTACATACACTGTGATGTGGCAAAGGAAGCTGATATTGAATCAGCTATTGAGCTTGCGCTCAAATGGAAAGGTCGACTTGACATCATGTTCAACAATGCTGGCGTTCCTGGTCCCTCGGGGAGCATAACCAGCCTTGACATGGAGAATGTGAAGCACCTCCTCTCCGTCAATGTTCTTGGCGTTATACATGGAATCAAGTATGCTGCTGCCGCTATGATCAAGGGCCGAATAGGAGGGAGCATCCTTTGCACATCGAGCTCGGCAGCTATCATGGGAGGCCTTGGAGGACATGCCTATACGCTGTCCAAGGAGGCCATCAACGGCCTGGTGAGAAGCGCCGCTTGTGAGTTGGGAGTGCATGGCATTCGTGTGAACTGCATTTCGCCCCATGGGGTTCCTTCAGAGATGCTCGTCAGTGCCTACAGAGAGCATCTCGGGAAAATGGATATGACGGCTGAAGACGTAAGCAAAATTGTAGGGGAAAGGGGGAGCTTGTTGCGTGGGAGATGTGCAACTGTGGAAGATGTAGCAGAAGCTGCATTGTTCGTAGCCAGTGAGGACGCTGGCTTCATAACAGCACATAATCTGGTTCTTGATGGGGGTTATACTTCTGCTTGCAGTACCATGAGCTTCATCTACCAAAATGGTCATTAA